One Candidatus Babeliales bacterium genomic region harbors:
- a CDS encoding GIY-YIG nuclease family protein produces the protein MMQKPKKLTEKSGVYLFKNKDQEIIYIGKAKNIADRIASYFNQPDDFKTSLLLHEATTLETIPTSSEIEALYLEAELIKKYQPKFNKLLKEGNPFIYLFFSQEKIPTLSIVRTKDKKGVYVGPFLTKKSAHGVYSFLTKTLQLKLCTKKIEHGCLQYHIGVCAGFCTKEFDVEFYKFRLMLAQQLLTNDSNLALKAIDKEIKQASKNLQFERARHLLEYKQNFEQIAQTLQTLQSMPSKQNAPDNQKNLAILMALQKRLHLKHVPYVIDCFDISHMQSLAIVGSCIRYVHGLPEPKSFRRFQVKTIIEQDDYAALAEIVQRRYKSGLEYPNLIVVDGGKGQISAVKPYIGTAELVGLAKKEETIISADFKHFIKLDPHKSEDLLLLQIRDKTHQFAISYHRKKRNLVKDL, from the coding sequence ATGATGCAAAAACCAAAAAAACTTACTGAAAAATCTGGTGTTTATCTTTTTAAAAATAAAGACCAAGAAATTATTTACATCGGTAAAGCAAAAAATATTGCCGATCGCATCGCATCATACTTTAATCAGCCCGATGACTTCAAAACAAGTTTACTTTTGCATGAAGCAACAACACTTGAAACAATTCCCACAAGTAGCGAAATAGAAGCTTTATACCTTGAAGCTGAATTAATTAAAAAATATCAACCAAAGTTCAACAAGTTGCTCAAAGAAGGTAACCCTTTTATCTATTTATTTTTTTCGCAAGAAAAAATTCCAACACTCTCAATTGTCAGAACAAAAGACAAAAAAGGAGTTTACGTTGGACCGTTTCTTACTAAAAAATCTGCTCACGGTGTCTACAGCTTTTTAACCAAAACCCTGCAATTAAAACTATGCACAAAAAAGATTGAGCATGGATGTTTGCAATATCATATTGGTGTCTGTGCTGGATTTTGCACAAAAGAATTCGATGTAGAATTTTATAAATTCCGACTGATGCTCGCGCAGCAACTTTTAACCAATGATTCAAATCTTGCCCTTAAAGCTATCGATAAAGAAATAAAACAAGCTTCAAAAAATTTACAGTTCGAACGAGCTCGGCACTTGCTTGAATACAAGCAAAATTTTGAGCAGATCGCACAAACTTTGCAAACCCTACAAAGTATGCCAAGCAAACAAAACGCTCCTGACAATCAAAAAAATCTAGCTATTTTAATGGCACTGCAAAAACGTTTACACTTAAAACATGTTCCGTATGTTATCGATTGCTTTGATATTTCTCACATGCAAAGTTTAGCAATTGTTGGAAGCTGTATTCGTTATGTACATGGCCTACCGGAACCAAAATCTTTTCGACGCTTTCAAGTTAAAACAATTATTGAGCAAGATGATTATGCTGCTCTTGCCGAAATCGTACAACGTCGTTACAAATCTGGCCTAGAGTATCCAAATTTAATTGTTGTTGATGGTGGCAAAGGACAAATCAGTGCCGTCAAACCATACATTGGCACAGCAGAACTGGTTGGACTAGCAAAAAAAGAAGAGACTATTATTTCTGCTGACTTTAAACATTTTATAAAACTTGATCCTCACAAATCTGAAGATCTTTTACTTCTACAAATTAGAGATAAAACTCATCAGTTTGCGATTTCATATCATCGAAAAAAACGAAATCTTGTAAAAGATTTATAA